In a single window of the Anguilla rostrata isolate EN2019 chromosome 6, ASM1855537v3, whole genome shotgun sequence genome:
- the LOC135257281 gene encoding hepatocyte nuclear factor 3-beta-like, which yields MLGAVKMEGHEHSDWSTYYAEPECYTSVGNMNPGLGMNSMNTYMSMSGMSSGNMTASSMNMSYVNTGMSPSVTGMSPGAGAMNGMGAGMASMSAALSPSISPMAAQPPSMNALSYTNMNAMSPMYGQSNIRSRDPKTYRRSYTHAKPPYSYISLITMAIQQSSNKMLTLSEIYQWIMDLFPFYRQNQQRWQNSIRHSLSFNDCFLKVPRSPDKPGKGSFWTLHPDSGNMFENGCYLRRQKRFKCDKMHCKESNRKASEGGSNSSSESCNGHDSPHSNSSSKDPKRSASDAKSRQDLSPEHAASPASQAHHLMSQHHSVLVHEAHLKPDHHFSFNHPFSINNLMSSEQQHHKMDLKAYEQVMHYSGYGSAMTGALSMSSMASKTGLESSPISADTSYYQGVYSRPIMNSS from the coding sequence TGTTACACCTCTGTTGGAAATATGAACCCGGGGCTGGGGATGAACTCCATGAACACGTACATGAGTATGTCAGGAATGAGTTCTGGCAACATGACCGCCAGCTCTATGAACATGTCCTACGTGAACACAGGAATGAGCCCGTCCGTAACGGGCATGTCACCGGGTGCTGGGGCCATGAATGGCATGGGCGCAGGGATGGCGAGCATGAGCGCGGCGCTCAGCCCGAGTATCAGCCCCATGGCCGCACAACCTCCGTCTATGAACGCCTTGAGCTACACCAACATGAACGCCATGAGCCCCATGTATGGACAATCTAACATTAGATCACGGGACCCGAAAACATACCGGAGAAGCTACACGCACGCCAAGCCCCCTTATTCGTACATTTCCCTCATCACCATGGCCATTCAACAGTCGTCCAACAAGATGCTCACGCTGAGTGAGATCTACCAGTGGATCATGGACCTTTTCCCGTTTTACCGTCAGAACCAGCAGCGCTGGCAGAACTCTATCCGCCACTCCTTGTCTTTCAATGACTGCTTCCTTAAAGTGCCCAGGTCCCCGGACAAACCGGGCAAAGGCTCATTCTGGACTCTTCACCCCGACTCCGGGAACATGTTTGAAAACGGCTGCTATCTCAGGAGGCAAAAGCGATTTAAATGCGATAAAATGCACTGTAAAGAGTCCAACAGGAAGGCATCAGAGGGCGGATCTAACAGTAGTTCTGAAAGCTGCAACGGACACGATTCACCGCATTCTAATTCATCCTCTAAGGACCCCAAAAGGTCTGCGTCTGATGCGAAGTCCAGGCAAGACCTGAGCCCCGAACACGCGGCCTCACCCGCCTCCCAGGCGCACCACCTGATGTCACAGCATCACTCGGTCCTCGTGCACGAAGCTCACCTGAAGCCGGACCACCACTTTTCCTTTAACCATCCTTTCTCTATTAACAATCTCATGTCTTCGGAGCAACAGCACCATAAAATGGACCTAAAGGCATACGAGCAGGTGATGCATTACTCTGGGTATGGTTCTGCAATGACAGGTGCGCTATCCATGAGTTCAATGGCGAGCAAAACGGGCTTAGAATCCTCACCAATATCCGCTGACACGTCCTACTACCAAGGTGTGTATTCCAGACCGATAATGAACTCTTCTTGA